The following proteins are encoded in a genomic region of Colletotrichum higginsianum IMI 349063 chromosome 9, whole genome shotgun sequence:
- a CDS encoding carboxylesterase produces MGIVNMFPTAAGIALAAACLSPMVAAASSCSSSSSANSTRAAVPSAVLPQGTIRGFRDASCNSVFLGVPFAGTTGGGNRWRAPQDLPRSNRTFAATSYGPTCPQAISGDLFSQQGEDCLNLNIWAPSAGENLPVFVYMYGGAMVTGSNSNPQIQGSNFARKGVVYVNFNTRESVFASPYSAELAKEAGGSAGGSQNFGILDVEKALDWVRENIHAFGGNPEHVVFGGHSSGGVHVDHYLWNHPDSWLKGAVQMSANAMSGPAFAPVNEALDAVAAEVGCPQAGEGGQLDCLREVDVYAFQTANFNSTSNTWFTPVIDNITRHADYAARLAAGQYASHVPLLTGTSDGEGTIFSLVYGAENGDFGSWIKTFNADSAHIEDEVLLEAYNASDFGSEPLRSGAQYGDARFNCAVDYLLDLRSAVQDTWVYRFFGAYDNVVGVPGTAPTHGTEVPIFHGGNECFASLAGVTEAQQALADSIHDWFVGWIKDPAAGPAGWAKASPESGALVKLGVPGDELSAIPGSRGEYNSRCQSVYGPAFPKYPVVQSVAGIL; encoded by the exons ATGGGCATCGTCAACATGTTTCCGACTGCAGCAGGAATCGCCCTGGCCGCGGCCTGCTTGTCCCCTATGGTGGCGGCCGCAAGttcatgcagcagcagcagcagcgccaaCTCGACGCGGGCAGCAGTCCCGAGCGCCGTCCTCCCCCAAGGAACCATCAGAGGGTTCCGCGATGCCAGCTGCAACTCCGTCTTCCTGGGCGTGCCCTTCGCCGGCACGACGGGCGGCGGGAACCGGTGGCGGGCGCCGCAGGACCTCCCCAGGTCGAACCGGACGTTCGCCGCGACGTCCTACGGCCCGACGTGCCCCCAGGCCATCTCGGGCGACCTCTTCAGCCAGCAGGGCGAGGACTGCCTGAACCTCAACATCtgggcgccctcggccgggGAGAATCTGCCCGTCTTCGTCTACATGTACGGCGGTGCAATGGTCACGGGGTCCAACAGCAACCCGCAGATCCAGGGCTCCAACTTCGCCCGCAAGGGTGTCGTCTACGTCAACTTCAACACCCGCGAGAGCGTCTTCGCGTCCCCCTACTCGGcggagctggccaaggaggcggGCGGTAGCGCGGGAGGGTCGCAGAACTTCGGCATCCTGGACGTCGAAAAGGCCCTCGACTGGGTCCGCGAGAACATCCACGCGTTCGGGGGCAACCCGGAGCACGTCGTGTTCGGCGGCCACTCGTCCGGTGGCGTGCACGTGGACCACTATCTCTGGAACCACCCGGACTCGTGGCTCAAGGGCGCGGTGCAGATGAGCGCCAACGCCATGTCCGGCCCGGCCTTCGCGCCCGTcaacgaggccctcgacgccgtcgccgccgaggtcggaTGCccccaggccggcgagggcggccagcTGGACTGTCTCCGCGAGGTGGACGTGTACGCGTTCCAGACGGCCAACTTCAACTCCACCTCCAACACCTGGTTCACGCCCGTCATCGACAACATCACGCGGCACGCCGACTACGCCGCGCGTCTCGCGGCCGGGCAGTACGCGTCCCACGTGCCGCTGCTGACGGGCACctcggacggcgagggcaccATCTTCAGCCTCGTGTAcggcgccgagaacggcgaCTTCGGCTCGTGGATCAAAACATTCAACGCCGACAGCGCGCACATCGAGGACGAAGTGCTGCTGGAGGCGTACAACGCCTCCGACTTCGGGTCCGAGCCCCTCCGGAGCGGCGCCCAGTACGGCGACGCCCGGTTCAACTGCGCCGTCGACTACCTCCTGGACCTGCGCAGCGCCGTGCAGGACACCTGGGTGTACCGCTTCTTTGGGGCGTACGACAACGTCGTCGGGGTCCCCGGCACGGCGCCCACGCACGGGACCGAGGTGCCCATCTTCCACGGCGGCAACGAGTGCTTCGCttccctcgccggcgtcaccgAGGCGCAGCAGGCCCTGGCCGATTCCATCCATGACTGGTTCGTCGGCTGGATCAaggacccggccgccgggccTGCGGGATGGGCGAAGGCCTCGCCAGAGTCCGGCGCTTTGGTCAAACTCGGCGTCCCTGGCGACGAGCTGTCTGCCATTCCCGGATCGAGGGGGGAGTACAACTCTCGCTGCCAGTCG GTTTACGGACCTGCGTTTCCCAAGTACCCGGTCGTTCAGTCCGTGGCGGGCATCCTGTGA
- a CDS encoding Ser/Thr protein phosphatase: protein MAAFARRVSKLLRLSPCARIQILSDLHLEVGQQYSSYSFPASAPLLLLGGDVGRLADYDGYLRFLEAQTCRYQKVFLVLGNHEFYGLDYDSGVSEARRLSGESSLSNRLVLLHETRWDDPDSPLTILGCTLWSAIPETAHLVVESKVADFKKISDWSVQRHNQLHAEEAAWLRQQVEQMERQGGNPARRLLVATHHAPCTEGTSRPEHSRNPWTSAFATDLLDHGDWTGVKTWVFGHTHYSVDFVKNDIRLVANQRGYVLPGSIVVQGNRGNSTKRAANEFDDSFTIKM from the coding sequence ATGGCGGCGTTTGCCCGGAGAGTTAGCAAACTCCTCCGTTTATCCCCATGCGCTCGAATTCAAATCCTCTCGGACCTACACCTCGAAGTCGGACAGCAGTACTCGTCCTATTCGTTTCCCGCATCCGCGCCACTTCTCCTCTTGGGCGGTGATGTCGGGCGCCTGGCCGACTATGACGGATACCTGCGATTCCTCGAGGCGCAAACCTGTCGATATCAGAAGGTGTTCTTAGTGCTGGGGAATCACGAGTTCTACGGTTTGGACTACGACTCTGGAGTCAGTGAGGCACGTCGTCTCTCGGGGGAGTCCTCGCTTTCCAACCGGCTTGTTCTCCTCCACGAGACCCGGTGGGACGATCCCGATTCTCCGCTGACGATCCTTGGCTGCACGCTCTGGTCGGCGATCCCCGAGACAGCACACCTCGTGGTCGAGTCCAAGGTCGCCGACTTCAAAAAGATCAGCGATTGGAGCGTGCAGAGACACAACCAGCTCCACGCCGAGGAAGCTGCATGGCTCCGCCAGCAAGTCGAGCAGATGGAACGGCAGGGCGGCAATCCTGCGAGACGACTCCTTGTTGCGACACACCATGCGCCCTGCACCGAGGGAACGTCTCGGCCAGAGCATTCCAGAAATCCCTGGACGTCTGCGTTTGCGACTGACCTACTGGATCACGGAGATTGGACAGGTGTCAAGACGTGGGTGTTCGGCCACACGCATTATTCGGTGGATTTCGTAAAGAACGACATCAGGCTTGTCGCCAATCAGCGGGGTTACGTGCTACCAGGCAGCATCGTGGTCCAGGGGAATCGGGGCAATTCGACCAAGAGGGCGGCTAATGAATTTGATGATTCATTCACAATCAAGATGTAG
- a CDS encoding Ethyl tert-butyl ether degradation translates to MVRLAVPFAIAATLLAGGMASCTNTGQAQMVTYVKRAANVTRDRFWNYWQTEHAPKVAPLAVYFNITRYQQIQVGGQILPTAAGSTEPAATEPVEFDGIAMFLYKSDEVLAAMLAHPYYLEVVEPDEHVFIDKAAFGAGMVATFVGTDIEIVDGRTDVWVGNRATREKYDKVFQSYF, encoded by the exons ATGGTCCGCCTCGCCGTCCCCTTCGCCATCGCGGCCacgctcctcgccggcggcatggCCTCCTGTACCAATACCGGCCAGGCCCAGATGGTCACCTACGTCAAGCGGGCCGCCAACGTCACCCGGGATCGGTTCTGGAACTACTGGCAGACCGAGCACGCGCCCAAGGTCGCGCCCTTGGCCGTCTATTTCAACATCACGCGCTACCAGCAG ATCCAAGTCGGAGGCCAGATCCTCCCTACGGCAGCGGGTTCGAccgagcccgccgccaccgagcCTGTGGAGTTTGACGGCATCGCCATGTTCCTCTACAAGTCGGACGAGGTTCTCGCGGCCATGCTCGCGCACCCGTATTACCTCGAGGTGGTCGAGCCCGACGAGCACGTCTTCATCGACAAGGCAgccttcggcgccggcatggtCGCCACCTTTGTCGGCACCGACATCGAGATCGTGGACGGGAGAACGGACGTCTGGGTTGGTAATCGGGCGACTAGGGAGAAGTACGACAAAGTCTTTCAGTCTTATTTTTAA